A stretch of the Macaca mulatta isolate MMU2019108-1 chromosome 14, T2T-MMU8v2.0, whole genome shotgun sequence genome encodes the following:
- the FAM180B gene encoding protein FAM180B isoform X1, whose translation MTRITELWSSLQWKVGAEVCGRQMREQRTAEQSETQRTWWSMAATLQFLACLVVAICLLSGVTTTQHHAGQPMDSTSVGGGLQKPEAPEVMFELLWAGLELDVMGQLHIQDEELASTHPGRRLRLLLQHHVPSDLEGAEQRLQQLQDLRKGPPLSTWDFEHLLLTGLSCVYRLHAASEAEERGRWAQVFTLLAQETLWDLCKGFCPQDQPPSLGSWASILDPFP comes from the exons ATGACACGCATTACAGAGCTCTGGAGCAGCCTGCAGTGGAAAGTTGGAGCCGAGGTGTGTGGCAGGCAGATGAGGGAGCAGAGAACTGCtgaacagagtgaaactcagagGACGTGGTGGAGCATGGCTGCGACCCTGCAGTTCCTGGCTTGCCTGGTGGTAGCCATCTGCCTCCTCTCTGGTGTGACTACAACCCAGCACCATGCAG GGCAGCCCATGGACAGCACCAGCGTGGGAGGTGGCCTGCAGAAGCCAGAGGCCCCGGAAGTGATGTTTGAG CtgctctgggctgggctggagcTGGATGTCATGGGGCAGCTGCACATCCAGGATGAGGAACTAGCGTCCACACACCCAGGCCGCCGACTCAGGCTCCTCCTGCAGCACCACGTGCCCAGTGACTTGGAGGGCGCTGAGCAGCGGCTGCAGCAGCTCCAGGACCTGCGGAAGGGGCCTCCTCTTAGCACTTGGGACTTTGAACATCTGCTCCTCACAGGCCTGTCCTGCGTCTACCGGCTCCACGCAGCTAGTGAGGCTGAGGAACGGGGCCGCTGGGCCCAGGTCTTCACTCTCCTGGCACAGGAAACACTCTGGGACCTATGCAAGGGTTTCTGCCCCCAGGATCAGCCCCCTTCCCTGGGGTCCTGGGCTTCCATCCTTGACCCCTTCCCCTGA
- the FAM180B gene encoding protein FAM180B isoform X2, with translation MQLLWAGLELDVMGQLHIQDEELASTHPGRRLRLLLQHHVPSDLEGAEQRLQQLQDLRKGPPLSTWDFEHLLLTGLSCVYRLHAASEAEERGRWAQVFTLLAQETLWDLCKGFCPQDQPPSLGSWASILDPFP, from the exons ATGCAG CtgctctgggctgggctggagcTGGATGTCATGGGGCAGCTGCACATCCAGGATGAGGAACTAGCGTCCACACACCCAGGCCGCCGACTCAGGCTCCTCCTGCAGCACCACGTGCCCAGTGACTTGGAGGGCGCTGAGCAGCGGCTGCAGCAGCTCCAGGACCTGCGGAAGGGGCCTCCTCTTAGCACTTGGGACTTTGAACATCTGCTCCTCACAGGCCTGTCCTGCGTCTACCGGCTCCACGCAGCTAGTGAGGCTGAGGAACGGGGCCGCTGGGCCCAGGTCTTCACTCTCCTGGCACAGGAAACACTCTGGGACCTATGCAAGGGTTTCTGCCCCCAGGATCAGCCCCCTTCCCTGGGGTCCTGGGCTTCCATCCTTGACCCCTTCCCCTGA